From Schizosaccharomyces pombe strain 972h- genome assembly, chromosome: II, the proteins below share one genomic window:
- a CDS encoding NLI-interacting factor-like phosphatase family protein, protein MAPEPSLTYLSQASSCNGATDNRKLVILDLNGTLLCRALAVRSEKSVYEASRNPIPRPGLHNFLKYIFANFSVMVFSSSKPHNVQAMLSAIMNEEQKKALIACWTRVDMKLTKHQFDRKVQTYKNLDTVWEKIHHDSTGKPVSWSQYNTIIVDDSKTKCAAHPYNHIAVSDFVAKSHSNIPKDIELACVIRYLKHLKSVPNVSYYIYKFPFKILADKSLEDNLKYLDELDENYKKECQVDNPQP, encoded by the coding sequence ATGGCACCAGAACCCTCTCTCACATATCTTTCGCAGGCCTCTTCTTGCAATGGTGCGACAGACAATAGGAAATTAGTTATTTTAGACTTGAATGGAACTTTGCTATGTCGCGCGCTTGCAGTCAGATCAGAAAAATCCGTATACGAAGCCTCTCGTAATCCTATTCCGAGACCGGGTCTTCATAACTTTCTTAAATACATCTTCGCCAACTTCTCGGTAATGGTGTTCAGCTCATCCAAACCGCACAATGTGCAAGCGATGCTCTCTGCAATCATGAATGAGGAGCAAAAAAAGGCTTTAATAGCTTGTTGGACAAGAGTGGATATGAAACTTACGAAGCATCAGTTTGACCGAAAAGTTCAAACCTACAAAAATTTGGACACAGTTTGGGAAAAAATTCACCACGACAGTACGGGTAAACCTGTTTCTTGGTCTCAATACAACACTATAATAGTTGATGattccaaaacaaaatgtgCTGCTCATCCGTATAATCATATAGCTGTGTCTGATTTCGTCGCAAAGTCACATTCCAACATTCCCAAAGACATTGAACTTGCTTGTGTAATTAGATATTTAAAGCATTTGAAATCGGTTCCCAACGTTAGCTATTATATCTACAAATTTcccttcaaaattttggcTGATAAGTCACTAGAAGacaatttaaaatacttGGATGAACTTGACGAAAactataaaaaagaatgccAAGTTGATAACCCCCAACCTTGA
- the stt3 gene encoding oligosaccharyltransferase subunit Stt3 — MANSATITSKKGVKSHQKDWKIPLKVLILICIAVASVSSRLFSVIRYESIIHEFDPWFNFRASKILVEQGFYNFLNWFDERSWYPLGRVAGGTLYPGLMVTSGIIFKVLHLLRINVNIRDVCVLLAPAFSGITAIATYYLARELKSDACGLLAAAFMGIAPGYTSRSVAGSYDNEAIAITLLMSTFALWIKAVKSGSSFWGACTGLLYFYMVTAWGGYVFITNMIPLHVFVLLLMGRYTSKLYIAYTTYYVIGTLASMQVPFVGFQPVSTSEHMSALGVFGLLQLFAFYNYVKGLVSSKQFQILIRFALVCLVGLATVVLFALSSTGVIAPWTGRFYSLWDTNYAKIHIPIIASVSEHQPPTWSSLFFDLQFLIWLLPVGVYLCFKELRNEHVFIIIYSVLGTYFCGVMVRLVLTLTPCVCIAAAVAISTLLDTYMGPEVEEDKVSEEAASAKSKNKKGIFSILSFFTSGSKNIGIYSLLSRVLVISSTAYFLIMFVYHSSWVTSNAYSSPTVVLSTVLNDGSLMYIDDFREAYDWLRRNTPYDTKVMSWWDYGYQIAGMADRITLVDNNTWNNTHIATVGKAMSSPEEKAYPILRKHDVDYILIIYGGTLGYSSDDMNKFLWMIRISQGLWPDEIVERNFFTPNGEYRTDDAATPTMRESLLYKMSYHGAWKLFPPNQGYDRARNQKLPSKDPQLFTIEEAFTTVHHLVRLYKVKKPDTLGRDLKQVTLFEEGKRKKLRRPAKTNEIPLRV, encoded by the exons ATGGCTAATTCTGCTACAATTACGAGTAAAAAAGGCGTGAAGTCTCATCAGAAGGACTGGAAAATTCCACTTAAAGTGCTCATTCTTATATGTATTGCTG TGGCTTCTGTCTCTTCGAGGCTTTTTTCTGTCATTCGTTACGAGTCCATTATTCATGAATTTGATCCTTGGTTCAATTTCCGAGCTTCCAAAATATTGGTGGAACAAGGTTTTtataactttttaaattggtTTGATGAAAGAAGTTGGTACCCGTTGGGTCGTGTAGCGGGTGGTACTTTGTACCCAGGACTTATGGTCACGTCTggtattattttcaaagttttacATCTTTTAAGAATTAACGTGAACATTCGTGATGTATGTGTTTTACTTGCCCCTGCTTTCTCTGGAATCACTGCGATTGCTACCTATTATCTGGCTAGAGAATTGAAAAGTGATGCATGTGGCCTTTTAGCTGCCGCATTTATGGGTATTGCTCCTGGATACACCTCCCGTTCCGTCGCTGGTTCTTACGATAATGAAGCAATTGCTATTACCCTTTTGATGTCAACGTTTGCTTTGTGGATCAAGGCAGTGAAGTCTGGCTCCTCTTTCTGGGGTGCCTGCACAGGATTGCTCTACTTCTATATGGTAACTGCGTGGGGTGGTTATGTATTCATCACAAACATGATACCTTTACACGTATTTGTTCTTCTACTTATGGGTCGCTATACTAGCAAATTATACATTGCTTACACAACATACTATGTTATTGGAACGCTGGCTTCTATGCAAGTTCCGTTTGTTGGTTTCCAACCCGTGTCGACTAGTGAGCATATGTCCGCTTTAGGAGTGTTTGGCCTGTTACAGCTTTTTGCATTCTACAATTATGTTAAAGGTCTAGTTTCATCCAAGCAATTCCAAATACTTATTCGTTTTGCCTTGGTTTGCTTAGTGGGTCTAGCAACAGTCGtcctttttgctttatctTCAACAGGTGTTATCGCTCCTTGGACAGGACGTTTCTATTCTCTTTGGGATACAAACTACGCCAAGATTCATATTCCTATCATTGCTTCGGTATCAGAACATCAGCCTCCTACTTGGAGTTCGTTGTTCTTTgatcttcaatttttgatttggTTATTGCCAGTTGGTGTTTACTTGTGTTTCAAGGAACTTCGTAATGAACATGtctttattattatatattCTGTCTTAGGAACATATTTTTGTGGTGTGATGGTTCGTTTGGTTTTAACCTTAACTCCTTGTGTTTGCATAGCTGCTGCTGTAGCAATTTCCACTCTTTTAGACACATATATGGGTCCTGAAGTTGAAGAGGACAAAGTGAGCGAAGAAGCCGCTTCAGCCAAATCTAAGAACAAGAAAGGTATTTTCTCTATTCTTAGTTTCTTCACTTCTGgctcaaaaaatattggaaTTTACAGTTTGCTTTCCAGAGTATTAGTCATTTCCTCTACCGCATATTTCCTAATAATGTTTGTTTATCATTCCAGTTGGGTGACTTCTAATGCTTACTCTTCCCCTACCGTGGTTTTGTCTACCGTGTTAAACGATGGTAGTTTAATGTATATTGATGACTTCCGTGAAGCTTATGACTGGCTTCGTAGAAACACTCCTTATGACACAAAGGTTATGAGTTGGTGGGATTATGGTTACCAAATTGCTGGTATGGCTGATCGTATTACTTTAGTCGACAACAATACGTGGAACAACACACATATTGCCACAGTTGGAAAAGCCATGTCTTCACCTGAAGAAAAAGCTTACCCTATCCTCCGTAAACACGATGTTGATTATATTCTTATTATATATGGTGGTACTCTTGGATACAGCAGCGACGACATGAACAAGTTCCTTTGGATGATCCGAATTTCTCAGGGATTATGGCCCGATGAAATAGTAGAGCGTAACTTTTTTACTCCTAATGGAGAATATCGAACTGACGATGCGGCTACTCCCACTATGCGTGAGTCTTTATTATATAAGATGTCATATCACGGTGCTTGGAAACTTTTCCCTCCCAATCAAGGATATGACCGTGCTCGCAATCAAAAACTACCATCGAAAGATCCTCAACTATTTACTATCGAAGAAGCATTCACTACCGTTCATCATTTAGTTCGTTTGTATAAGGTTAAGAAACCGGATACACTTGGACGCGATTTGAAACAAGTGAcattatttgaagaaggcaaaagaaagaagctCCGCCGTCCTGCAAAAACTAACGAAATTCCTTTGAGGGTTTGA
- the pof13 gene encoding F-box protein Pof13 — MRPTHWSSNQCEVDFTAEALTTLSLSNRNHEEDPIQPVLKNSNLFLLNRDIWSLIINYLDAFDILRLMHSSRQFYYWLRKSAVDECCFNNNFLNLQPYQRTVPVASDLEWATEVDLYGNPPILKLQLRDSFVWSMLAKFQGLQTIALDGTGVTISSVTNILLNIPTVKTLSIRWCVGVCSLSLIEFLQNSKSRTFSLENLYVLGVKGLELLKPVLLDGSEDDTLTSNWHSRVILFQNALDALPTTHGNPVECDISRCPLNACKIAGQETELADLFSLQKVPACIYCLREWKKPICRYCIDLRSCLVCDSFVCPSCISLDFDLQIQAFARQHRVISTLGVVYPEREDSCFHKIKAAQWHQISPRSLLFQFQEQNHIHHKKIRRKLLAAGWKWPQSQI, encoded by the coding sequence ATGAGGCCGACACATTGGTCGAGTAATCAGTGCGAAGTGGATTTTACAGCTGAAGCTCTCACAACCCTTTCTTTGTCAAACCGGAATCATGAGGAAGATCCAATTCAACCtgtgttaaaaaattccaatttATTTCTCTTGAACAGAGACATATGGTCCTTGATCATTAATTATCTTGATGCATTCGATATATTACGCCTGATGCATTCAAGTAGGCAGTTTTACTATTGGCTTCGTAAATCAGCTGTCGATGAATGCTGTTTTAATAacaattttcttaatttacAACCTTATCAACGTACAGTTCCTGTTGCCAGTGATTTAGAATGGGCTACTGAAGTTGATCTCTACGGAAACCCaccaattttaaaactCCAACTTCGCGATTCATTTGTCTGGTCAATGCTTGCCAAATTCCAGGGACTTCAGACCATTGCTTTAGACGGAACAGGTGTTACCATTTCTAGTGTAACGAATATCTTGCTGAACATTCCTACCGTTAAAACCTTGAGTATAAGATGGTGTGTTGGTGTTTGCTCTCTATCTCTCATTGAGTTTCTACAAAATTCTAAAAGCAGGACATTTTCATTGGAAAATCTATACGTCCTTGGTGTTAAAGGATTAGAATTACTAAAACCTGTTTTGCTTGATGGCTCTGAGGATGACACATTAACAAGCAATTGGCATAGTCGagtaattttatttcaaaatgctTTAGACGCTTTACCAACTACTCATGGTAACCCAGTCGAATGCGATATTTCACGTTGCCCTTTGAATGCATGCAAAATTGCAGGTCAGGAAACTGAGCTTGCCgatcttttttctttgcaaAAAGTCCCTGCTTGTATCTATTGCTTAAGGGAATGGAAGAAGCCGATTTGTCGTTATTGCATAGATTTAAGAAGTTGTTTGGTTTGCGATTCATTTGTCTGTCCTTCCTGCATATCGTTGGATTTTGATTTGCAAATACAAGCATTTGCTCGTCAACACCGTGTAATATCTACTTTAGGTGTTGTTTATCCTGAAAGAGAAGACTCTTGTTTCCATAAGATCAAGGCCGCCCAATGGCATCAGATCAGTCCTAGAAGTCTTTTGTTCCAATTCCAAGAGCAGAACCATATTCACCACAAAAAGATTCGCAGGAAGCTGTTAGCGGCTGGATGGAAATGGCCTCAATCACAGATATAG
- the mph1 gene encoding dual-specificity protein kinase Mph1: MSKRNPPVTNIADLVSDSSLDEDSLSFLEELQDPELYFKNDTFSSKSSHSDGTVTGDTLRRQSSGATALERLVSHPRTKNFDLQGNGGQNSALKEVNTPAYQSMHHFEHLITPLPSTNASHSEVSLSAGVNDLNSNSEHDLLPKSVNKTPGSLSISRRRRIGRIGLGPPKRAEYTLTDPSKTSDTKNSTEADEDIEMKSREVSPASNSVAATTLKPLQLHNTPLQTSQEHPKPSFHPSQFESSFSPRVQFDHDVERRASELHSRPVTVFQEPQRSASQPYESHALSPKVAPLFDNSQATPIPKRQQDVVTVANLQFIKLGVVGKGGSSMVYRIFSPDNSRLYALKEVNFINADQTTIQGYKNEIALLRKLSGNDRIIKLYAAEVNDTLGQLNMVMECGETDLANLLMKNMKKPINLNFIRMYWEQMLEAVQVVHDQNIVHSDLKPANFLLVEGNLKLIDFGIAKAIGNDTTNIHRDSHIGTINYMAPEALTDMNAHTNSGVKLVKLGRPSDVWSLGCILYQMVYGRAPFAHLKMIQAIAAIPNEQYHIHFPEVALPANAVQEKEGSLPGVTVGPDLMDVMKRCLERDQRKRLTIPELLVHPFLNPLPSYLTPLAKKPLPVSGHTNNAHPLRLSTEISASQLSMIIERSVELSKHKRLNKELIDSMAYDCVSNLRKMPE, translated from the coding sequence ATGTCTAAGCGCAATCCTCCTGTGACTAATATCGCGGACTTGGTGTCAGATTCTTCCTTAGATGAAGACTCGCTTTCTTTTCTCGAAGAGCTTCAGGATCCAGAATTATACTTCAAAAATGACACTTTCTCTTCCAAGAGTAGCCATTCTGATGGCACCGTTACTGGGGATACGTTGCGTAGGCAGTCAAGCGGTGCAACTGCTTTAGAGAGATTGGTCTCACATCCTCgtactaaaaattttgatttgcAAGGAAATGGAGGACAAAATTCTGCTTTGAAGGAAGTGAATACTCCAGCATATCAGTCAATGCACCATTTCGAGCATTTAATAACACCCTTGCCCTCTACTAATGCGTCTCACAGTGAAGTTTCACTCAGTGCAGGAGTGAATGATCTCAATTCTAATTCGGAGCATGATTTGTTACCTAAAAGTGTAAACAAAACCCCCGGTTCTTTATCAATTTCAAGACGACGAAGAATCGGCAGAATTGGATTAGGCCCTCCAAAGCGTGCTGAGTACACGTTGACGGATCCCTCGAAGACTTCCGATACCAAAAACTCTACAGAAGCAGATGAGGATATTGAAATGAAATCTCGAGAAGTATCACCAGCTTCCAACTCTGTTGCTGCAACAACTTTAAAACCTCTGCAGCTGCATAACACTCCTTTGCAAACATCCCAGGAGCATCCCAAACCTTCTTTTCATCCTTCTCAGTTTGAGAGCTCTTTTTCTCCTAGGGTGCAGTTTGATCACGATGTTGAAAGAAGAGCTAGTGAACTTCATTCTCGTCCAGTCACCGTTTTCCAAGAGCCTCAGCGTTCTGCTTCTCAACCATATGAATCTCATGCTCTTTCTCCAAAGGTGGCTCCGTTATTTGATAACAGTCAAGCTACTCCCATACCCAAGCGTCAGCAGGACGTTGTTACTGTTGCCAATCTacaatttatcaaattaGGAGTTGTTGGAAAGGGTGGAAGTAGTATGGTATATCGCATATTTTCCCCCGATAACAGTCGTTTATACGCTTTGAAAGAGGTGAACTTTATTAATGCAGACCAAACTACTATACAAGGATACAAGAACGAAATTGCATTATTAAGAAAGCTTTCAGGCAATGATCgcataattaaattatatgCTGCCGAAGTTAATGATACTTTAGGGCAACTCAATATGGTGATGGAATGCGGAGAAACGGATTTAGCAAAccttttaatgaaaaacatGAAGAAACCCATTAATCTTAATTTCATCAGAATGTATTGGGAGCAAATGCTAGAGGCGGTCCAGGTAGTTCATGATCAAAATATAGTGCATTCGGATTTGAAGCCGGCCAATTTCCTGCTTGTAGAAGGGAATTTGAAGCTGATTGATTTTGGCATTGCCAAAGCAATTGGTAATGACACCACTAATATCCATCGTGATTCCCACATCGGTACTATTAATTATATGGCACCTGAAGCTTTGACAGACATGAATGCTCACACAAACTCTGGCGTGAAACTCGTAAAGTTGGGCAGGCCCAGCGACGTGTGGAGTTTGGGATGTATATTATATCAGATGGTGTATGGGAGGGCCCCGTTTGCTCATCTAAAAATGATCCAAGCTATAGCAGCTATCCCTAATGAACAATATCACATTCATTTCCCCGAAGTTGCCTTACCTGCTAATGCTGTCCAGGAGAAAGAGGGATCGTTGCCAGGTGTAACTGTCGGGCCTGATCTAATGGATGTTATGAAAAGATGCCTGGAAAGGGATCAACGGAAGAGACTTACAATACCGGAATTGCTGGTTCATCCCTTTTTAAACCCTTTGCCATCCTATTTGACACCTTTGGCCAAAAAGCCGTTACCTGTTTCTGGGCACACCAATAATGCTCATCCACTTAGACTCAGCACAGAAATCTCAGCTTCTCAATTATCAATGATTATAGAAAGGTCGGTGGAGTTGAGTAAGCACAAGCGATTAAATAAGGAACTTATTGATAGCATGGCTTATGATTGCGTTAGCAATTTACGAAAAATGCCAGAATAG
- the srx1 gene encoding sulfiredoxin, protein MTSIHTGSNNNIVELDMSELIRPIPPVLDMNKVNSMMETMTGKTPPASCGLTSEDLEAGELPPVDVLTFKKSGKPYYFAFGGCHRLRAHDEAGRKKVRCKLVNCSPNTLRLYLGASANKFLDSD, encoded by the coding sequence ATGACTTCGATTCACACTGGCTCAAATAACAACATTGTTGAGCTTGATATGTCTGAGTTAATTCGTCCTATACCTCCTGTTTTAGATATGAACAAAGTCAATAGTATGATGGAAACCATGACAGGGAAAACTCCTCCAGCTTCATGCGGTTTGACTTCAGAAGATTTGGAAGCTGGTGAGCTTCCTCCTGTTGATGTTTTAACGTTTAAAAAGAGTGGGAAGCCTTATTATTTTGCCTTTGGGGGCTGTCATCGACTACGTGCTCACGATGAAGCAGGGCGCAAAAAGGTTCGCTGCAAATTGGTAAATTGCTCCCCTAACACTCTACGCCTGTATCTGGGTGCTTCTgccaataaatttttggataGTGATTAG
- a CDS encoding steroid dehydrogenase translates to MNPERWAADLVSNVKDYGKRIIDYAHEKTSNPQPVTVHTTNSAKGRLGEFLYQNRVSVGLGSAALFLAGLSYYKRYDYVRKRRAPRAPNHQKTQVVVLSAWNPLASVIAHDLDRRGFIVVVLVRDASEAATVSLQQRPYIQSLIVTHNEAVERFLLSFSNQSGPKEYALRLRGLILVPTGDSLYTPIENIGKDAWISAFQQLSESFSNVSRMIPLLKSQKARIIGLSHGILSAYEPPNYAVPSILSSSIETFLRTLKRETGLQVICIKLGNLSFLNYDHSSSPGKSNYPPSLCTERKVLNKIFDSLLGCWPSPTRHVGCRTFFMVTVSRFLPTCVIDGIFSLFGKFHFFSCSLIKRS, encoded by the coding sequence atgaatccTGAACGCTGGGCTGCCGATTTAGTCTCTAATGTTAAGGATTACGGCAAGCGAATCATTGACTATGCTCATGAAAAAACTAGTAACCCTCAACCTGTTACAGTTCATACTACAAACAGTGCCAAGGGAAGATTGGGAGAAtttctttatcaaaataGAGTATCAGTTGGCTTAGGATCGGCCGCTTTGTTCCTTGCTGGATTATCCTATTACAAACGCTATGATTATGTACGCAAGCGTCGTGCTCCACGTGCACCCAACCACCAAAAAACCCAAGTTGTTGTCTTATCTGCGTGGAACCCTCTCGCCTCAGTAATTGCTCACGATTTGGATCGTCGTGGTTTTATCGTCGTTGTTCTTGTTCGCGATGCATCTGAAGCAGCTACTGTTTCTCTCCAACAACGCCCTTACATTCAATCTTTGATTGTTACTCATAATGAGGCTGTTGAACGCTTCcttttgtctttttccAATCAATCTGGCCCTAAGGAGTATGCTTTGCGCCTACGTGGTCTTATTCTCGTTCCCACAGGAGATTCTTTGTACACTCCAATTGAGAACATTGGAAAAGATGCTTGGATCAGTGCTTTTCAACAACTCAGTGAATCTTTCTCTAACGTTTCTCGAATGATTCctcttttgaaaagtcaAAAGGCCAGAATCATTGGCTTGTCTCATGGTATATTATCCGCTTATGAGCCTCCCAATTATGCTGTTCCATctattctttcttcttccatTGAAACTTTCTTGCGCACTCTCAAGCGTGAAACGGGCTTACAGGTTATTTGTATCAAACTTGGAAATCTCAGCTTTTTGAATTACGATCATTCTAGCTCTCCAGGTAAAAGCAATTATCCTCCTTCGTTGTGTACGGAACGTAAGGTtctaaacaaaatttttgactCCTTGCTTGGTTGCTGGCCCTCTCCAACTCGCCATGTTGGTTGTCGCACCTTTTTCATGGTCACAGTATCACGGTTCCTTCCTACGTGTGTTATTGATGGGATTTTCTCCTTGTTTGGAAAATTTCACTTCTTTTCCTGCAGTCTTATTAAGCGCAGCTAA
- the ada1 gene encoding adenosine deaminase Ada1, whose translation MNMEQEDDQVPAVAAETVPLKRYVTNPGANRDEEVAAAPSSQDTPYFDYAYERSLRHQDAKFLAMNGTQNGRDGLPSKSPRRPSVSASTVRNSDDVNHSKAGPGSGKLLNDTLQSKISSIHMPHVQQGDNAVVSSVGGPETDPGNMETTDPLFSDELAEIYLSIHKCMDMRHKYIRVSLQGELDNPIDDDSWIIYPDCKEGEDDTGLFNFADCKIPGIENEMEYHMDHQGIFQVYENDSAYIAGTPSFHIPTIRDYYIDLEFLLSASSDGPSKSFSFRRLQYLEGRWNMYMLLNEYQELADTKKVPHRDFYNVRKVDTHVHHSALANQKHLLRFIKAKLRKCPNEKVIWRDGKFLTLQEVFDSLKLTSYDLSIDTLDMHAHTDTFHRFDKFNLKYNPIGESRLRTIFLKTDNDINGRYLAELTKEVFTDLRTQKYQMAEYRISIYGRNREEWDKLAAWIIDNELFSPNVRWLIQVPRLYDVYKKSGIVETFEEVVRNVFEPLFEVTKDPRTHPKLHVFLQRVIGFDSVDDESKPERRTFRKFPYPKHWDINLNPPYSYWLYYMYANMTSLNSWRKIRGFNTFVLRPHCGEAGDTDHLASAFLLSHGINHGILLRKVPFLQYLWYLDQIPIAMSPLSNNALFLAYDKNPFLTYFKRGLNVSLSTDDPLQFAFTREPLIEEYAVAAQIYKLSAVDMCELARNSVLQSGFERQLKERWLGVDFQDIDRTNVPIIRLAYRALTLTQEIALVNKHVQPSKHPSNHDLEELIHKYDAMTGTSDPLSASPRTNDATISSRLSLHDGHDHGAFFPGLSVISERRRRKDSMASSSQDLKD comes from the exons ATGAACATGGAACAAGAAGATGATCAAGTCCCAGCTGTTGCAGCTGAAACTGTTCCTTTAAAACGATATGTAACGAATCCTGGTGCTAATCGAGACGAAGAAGTTGCAGCAGCGCCTTCGTCTCAAGACACTCCTTATTTTGATTATGCTTATGAGCGCTCTTTAAGACAT CAAGATGCTAAATTTCTGGCTATGAATGGAACACAAAACGGTCGGGATGGACTGCCCTCTAAAAGCCCAAGACGACCATCAGTCTCGGCTAGCACAGTAAGGAATAGTGATGATGTAAACCATAGTAAAGCTGGTCCTGGAAGTGGAAAGCTTTTGAATGATACGCTTCAAAGCAAAATAAGTAGCATTCATATGCCCCATGTGCAGCAGGGAGACAATGCTGTAGTTTCTAGTGTTGGTGGCCCTGAAACCGATCCAGGAAACATGGAAACGACTGACCCTCTTTTCTCTGATGAATTGGCAGAAATTTATTTGTCAATCCATAAATGTATGGACATGCGACACAAATATATTAGGGTGAGCTTACAGGGTGAGCTTGACAATCCCATTGACGATGATTCATGGATTATATACCCTGATTGCAAAGAAGGTGAAGATGATACGGGcttgtttaattttgctGATTGCAAAATTCCtggaattgaaaatgaaatggaaTATCACATGGATCATCAAGGTATATTTCAAGTTTATGAGAATGACAGCGCATACATTGCGGGGACACCGTCTTTTCATATTCCTACTATCCGCGATTATTATATAGATTTAGAATTCCTTCTTTCGGCTTCATCGGATGGTCCTAGTAAATCATTTTCCTTCCGTAGATTGCAGTATCTAGAAGGACGCTGGAATATGTATATGCTGCTAAACGAGTATCAAGAGCTGGCAGATACCAAAAAAGTACCCCATCGTGATTTTTACAATGTACGTAAGGTAGATACTCACGTCCATCATTCTGCTCTTGCGAATCAAAAACATCTCTTGCGATTTATCAAAGCTAAACTTCGTAAATGCCCTAATGAAAAAGTTATCTGGCGTGATGGCAAATTCCTGACTTTACAAGAAGTATTTGATTCGTTGAAGTTGACTTCGTATGACCTTAGTATAGACACGTTGGATATGCATGCTCATACTGACACCTTTCACCGATTTGACAAATTTAACTTGAAATATAATCCAATTGGTGAATCTCGTTTGCGTACTATTTTCCTGAAAACCGATAATGATATTAACGGTCGATATCTTGCTGAACTTACCAAAGAGGTGTTCACCGACCTTAGAACTCAAAAGTACCAAATGGCTGAATATCGTATTTCTATCTATGGACGGAATCGTGAAGAATGGGATAAGCTTGCAGCCTGGATTATTGATAACGAACTTTTTTCTCCCAACGTTCGTTGGCTTATTCAAGTACCTCGTTTGTATGATGTGTATAAGAAGTCCGGTATTGTTGAGACTTTTGAAGAGGTCGTCAGAAATGTCTTTGAACCACTGTTCGAAGTTACAAAGGATCCTCGTACACATCCTAAACTCCACGTGTTTTTGCAACGTGTTATCGGGTTTGACTCTGTTGACGACGAAAGTAAACCTGAACGCCGTACCTTTCGCAAATTCCCTTATCCGAAACATTGggatattaatttaaatccTCCATATAGTTATTGGTTATATTACATGTATGCCAACATGACTAGCTTGAATAGCTGGAGAAAAATACGTGGTTTTAACACCTTTGTCCTTCGTCCTCATTGTGGTGAAGCTGGAGATACGGATCATTTGGCCAGTGCTTTCTTATTAAGTCACGGTATTAACCATGGTATTTTATTACGAAAAGTTCCTTTTCTTCAGTATCTTTGGTACCTTGATCAGATCCCTATCGCAATGTCTCCATTATCAAACAATGCACTGTTTCTTGCATATGATAAGAATCCATTTTTGACGTACTTCAAACGAGGTCTTAATGTTAGTCTTTCCACTGATGATCCTTTACAATTTGCATTTACCCGAGAGCCTCTGATTGAGGAATATGCTGTAGCCGCACAAATTTATAAGCTCTCTGCTGTCGATATGTGCGAATTGGCTAGAAACAGTGTTTTACAATCCGGTTTCGAACGTCAGCTTAAAGAACGTTGGTTGGGTGTTGATTTTCAGGATATTGATCGTACTAATGTACCTATAATTCGCCTGGCTTATCGTGCTTTGACTTTGACACAAGAAATTGCGTTAGTGAACAAGCATGTCCAACCATCCAAGCACCCTTCAAACCATGATTTGGAGGAATTGATCCATAAATATGATGCTATGACTGGTACTAGCGACCCTTTGTCGGCTTCTCCTCGTACGAACGACGCTACAATAAGCAGTAGATTGTCTCTTCATGATGGTCATGACCATGGTGCCTTTTTCCCTGGACTAAGTGTGATTTCAGAGCGTCGTCGACGTAAGGATAGCATGGCTAGCAGTAGCCAAGATTTGAAAGATTAA
- the tim11 gene encoding F0-ATPase subunit E produces MNSINVKTLRWSALVLGLGAGMYEHRSHIQCQKQKEIDENYHRQESLIESAKIAYLNTKNTPPKEDSMLPNLKKDSEDFDMDEFVKELEKNV; encoded by the exons atgaattcCATAAACGTAAAG ACATTACGCTGGTCAGCCCTCGTCCTTGGCTTAGGTGCTGGAATGTACGAGCATAGGAGTCATATTCAATGTCAAAAGCAGAAGGAGATTGATGAGAACTATCACCGACAAGAATCCTTGATTGAATCTGCCAAAATTGCATATCTCAATACTAAAAACACTCCTCCTAAAG AAGACTCTATGTTGCCtaatttgaagaaagatTCAGAAGATTTCGATATGGATGAATTTGTCAaagaacttgaaaaaaatgtttaa